ACTGCAAGATGTCCATTCTTCCAGACTTCTCAGCTCTCTGGAATGAAACAAACAGCTCACTGAAGCATTAAACCTTACTTATGCTTGGTTTGCTTTAGTTGAACCAAGGTGAATAAGAGTCATTACAGTAGTATAACCATGAAGCAGGTCATCCTTTATGTCATTACATTCTCTTAACACGAAATTCCCAGTAACTATTCGATCACACCCTATTTCTCCGTGTCCGAAAAAGCCAAAGAGGGGTACATTTGGAAAAAACTTCCTAAATGCATCTGCTTCCATAttccttttggttttgtaaTGCCGATATCCTCTGCCAACGCAGGCAAACATGAAGCCAATGGTGTTGTGCTCGGGGATGTTGGCTGCTTTGAGGCGCTGCATGGCTGCTTCTGCCGTCCTCTCATCAGCCACATCCTGGTCCAGCAGGACAGTGGCACTCTGGATCTGGGGGCCGCTGAAAGCCAACCCAACCACACCGCAGGCGTCACCCGGCTGGGCGTGGTTACTGCAAGGCAACGGCACCGAGTTAGAGCATTCTCACCAGActgaactgctgctgcagcagaccTAGGTTCAAAGCAGCCGACATTGCAGTGATTCTGATACCAACCAAAgttaaaaagcaaaccaaagacTTCATATTCAATGTTTTTGTGTAGCAACctttcacaaagaaaaactTCCATATCCATTACTAGGTATTAACCAGAAACTTGTTTCATTCATGCCAATCTCAGTAGTTTGTGTATGTCACAGCTCTGCAATTCAACTAAAACATCAGTTAAACTTAGGACAAGCAAAGGCACTGAGGATTTATACAGTAAAGCAGGACAGCAGTCAGTAAAGGGTTTGGATTCATGTTGCTTTAAATTGGTTGGCCAGGACACACGGGGTCAAGTAGTTACATACTTAACCTTTATCTGCAGTGACTTTATTTAAGGTCAGCTCTCTTATCTGGGGCAATGGTGCAGCTGGCAAATCAGATGCAAGGAAAACGTTGCTATTAGTATGGACTCCAGACCCGCAGTGGGACGAGAGGAGCTATGGGCATGGTTGCACCGTGCTCCACAGGACGGAATGCCACGTCcttcagcagccagggcagctcaggtgagctcctggggcacagccttgctgtgtgtgcagctcctgctccgtGCTGTGAGTCAAACTGAGGCAGATACACACACATGTTCACATCCCAGGCTCTGTCACAGCAGGCACTCATTTACCTGCACTCCAGAGATGAAATGCTGACTGCAATGAACACACAAAGGTATCTGAAGCTAGAAATCGCCTTTTCATTGGGTTTCTCCTAGCTGGGTTTCCAGAATCTAAATTGTAACACAGCCATACCAAGCTTCCAGCTTTTCTGGCTACATCACAGTGTAGCAGTTGTGGCATTTTTCCCTTTAAGAAATTGTTATTTTACTACTGGTAAAGGGGTAAGAACGCTATGGATCTGCAATGTTTCTCTCATGTTAAATCTTTTTCATCATTTACCTTGAAAAAAATACCTACTTCTCAGAGGTGAGTGATGTAAAGCTCTCCACTTGTCCTCCAGCCAGGATGATACTTTTCTCATTTAATGGATTGACTATTTGATGAAGAAATCGAGTAGCTCCAGTCTTCCAGGAGTTGTAGCCAAACAGAAGAACAACACGGAGATCTGGGTTATTCTTCAGACCTACAAACAAAAGCCAACACTGATCcccttatttttaaatcctgaaCTCTGAAGTCCAACCATCCTAGTTCCTCCTCAAATATTACATCACACTCCCTCTGAACAGCTCCACTTCAAATGTAACTGAAGGAACTGGAAACTGATAACTTCTCCTTACTGCTCCAGGGActgggaggagcagagatgCACAGTCACCAGCTGGGGCCCCACAGAAGCTCTTGGAGCCAGTGCAGAAGCTGCTGGTTCTACTCAGAACTCCACTGGCACCTCAGAGAGCAGCATCTCACAGAAGCCCAcataaaggagagaaaaatcacaTACCTGCTTCTGCAAATTTGCTTTCATCAAAGACCCTGTTCTTCACATCTTTAGAAAAATGGAAGGTATGAATTTTCACCCCATCAATTTTGGGAAACAACAGAGCAAACCCAGCTTCGCCCTCTTCAATTTCTTGAGGTTGATTGCTGCTTGAACCCATTGGGGTAACTACAGAGACAAAACCAAGCATCTTGTGTTCAGAGATTCTAATACATTCATTTACACGACACAGGCAGAAAGAGGTTGAACAGCTCAGGTGATATTAAACACGACAATCTATTTCCATAACAACTTATCTAACTGAAAACTGCGActtttttgttaatgttttgGAAAGATGAAACGTGTAGGTCCTGCTGGCTATCGATCCCACTGAAGTCAGTTTTGACATGGAGACATGGATATATTTACACATATCTCCCCAGGCACATCAAATATAAAACATTAGGAAAACAAGAACAGTGCAATACAAGCCTTCCTGACAACTTCTGCAGGCACACAAACATACTCAAGTTTTTAAGGTGTCTTATAAGCATGTGATGACAGtataaaacaaaactgacaCAAAAATTGGGAGTGTACTATTAAAATATGGTAATGACCACACCAAATACCTTACTGATAATGTGGAAAGTGAATTTAAGGTGAGAAACTATAAAAAACAAGTTTCTAATGATAAAAGTGAAGCATGAGAAAAAGCCTGCCACAGGAGGCTGTGAATTTTCCAGTTACtgcatattatatattattttccaGTTACTGCATATGCCTCCTGCTAGACCATTACAAACAGGCATATACCAGGATGCCCTCTACAGTTAGTCACAATATGACTGAAATGTATCCATAAATCCAAGCAACATTCAATAAGTACATTAAGGTGCCAGGGAAAGCTGCCTGCCCAATTAAATCAACCCTTTTAACTGTAACTGCAATATATGAAGTAAGCTCCACGACACTtagcagcagcactgaacacCTTAAAATTGAAGCCAGTGGTGAACAAGGGAGTTGACACCTTCAAGCTGAGCTCTCAAAATCCACACTTTTTGCTCCTACCTACAATCCCTGGGGTGACCAGTCCAAGAACCTGACATCGCTTTGGCAACAACTTTTCAAGTGCGAGAGCAGTTTctttactgtttctttttctggctgttaaaataagaaagcaaaaaaaaccatcaGAGAGCGGTAAGAGTGAGTTCTGAGCAAATCCCACAGACAGCCCCGTCCTGTTTAACCAATGCTGCCCATCAGTGGCCGCCCTGGTAACAGCACGCtggtctgtgctgctccctgagagcacagggctgcCGGCAGGCAAACACACTCAGCGTCCTccacagaagggaaaggaaCCCATCTGTGCACATTAACAAAGATCTGTGAGCTGCTCCCTACCACAAATGCAATACTACACAGTCATGGTTTCTGCAAAACATTTCCTGTCCATTGAAACCAAACCACAGAGAATTCCCCTTCAGCTGACTATGCTCTGCTTACACCCCAGTGTATCTTTAAAGGGAAGTGAATGAGGTCCAGGCTTTACCTTTCTTTTGCTCGTGACACTCCTCGTGCCCGCTGAAGGTCTCTGCATCAGCGATGTAGAGCACGGTCTGGGGCAGCACGTGCACCTTCTGCAAAGACACAGGTGGAGGAGTACGTAAGACAGGACAGAGTGGAGGGAAAGTGGGGGCAGAAATCGAGGAGaaactgctcctgctccaccGCCAGCCCACGCcggtcccctgtcccctcaccagGCTCCTGTCAGCCAGCAGATAACCAACCTCTCATTAGCCTCAGAAGTGCCCAGAGGAACTTCTGCCCACAGGCAGGAAGCTGACCCAAACCTCACAGAAGCATGAACAGCTCAGCAGACTGGTCCATGACCCTACTCCTTCTTTTAGCACTATCTAAACTCCTTGCATACATGGTTGTTGGCATCTATTGTTCACAGGTGCTGATGCTGGGAAACAGTATAGAGGCGCTTCTTGTCCCAGTTGGTTTAACACTGATCTGCTGAGGCCTGTCTACTGCGAAAGACCCTGACATGAATCTTTGTGTAGTGAAGGCCCAGCACCGGGTTAATACTGGAAAGAAATCCTGCCAGGCAGAGAAGAACTGCAGTGTTTACTTAGTGTCTCCCAGCCTAAGAGGATTAACCTCTTAACAAGATTGCCGCGATGAACAGATGTGCCCTGAACCGCAAATCCTCGGCGTTTTGATCGATGTATTAACACGCAACACTTGAACTGTCAAAACCACCTGCGCCTTCGAGCACGTCCCTTTTGCCGAGCGGTTGGAAGAAGCGCGTTCAGCGTTTAAACGAAGGCGCCGAGTTCGCGCCCCTCAGCCGCCCCTCGCGCCCCTCACCTCGAGCTCGCGGGCCAGCGCGCGCACCAGCGCGTGGTTCTCGGCGGGGCCCGGCTCCAGCGCCGACACCCACGCGATTCGCTGCCGCGTCCGCAGCGTCCGCCGGGCACACTCCCTCCATAGCCGGCATACGCTGCAACACAACACGGACACACCGCGTCGGCCGCACCGCCCCCGCCAACCGGAGCCGGCCGCCGCCCACCCCACGGCCCCGGTCCCGGCCCTTACCAGGCGGCGCGCAGCAGCGCCTTGGTGGGCAGGAAGCCGAGGACACGCTCCACCACCTCGGCGAGGTTGGCGAGGACGTAGCTGCCCTTCGCCGCGGATTCCAtggccccgccgcctccccggccccgctgccctgcGTCACTCGGGCGCCTCCGCGCTTGAGGCAACTTCCGGTCAGCGCGAGCGGCCACGAGCCACGACAGTGGCGCCGCCTGGCGGCCGGGAGGACCCGTCCCGCTCTCACCTCCCCCCTTCCCTCGCGCCCCGGGCTCCAGCACGGACACAGCGCTTcgtaaaatgctttttattcatAAACTTGATGCAAGTTTACAAATTACTGTACATTGCCAAGGAACTCTGCCAGAAGAAATGGAACCCAAACCGAAGCGCGCGCCGCAGAGCGGAGGCCGGggccgccgcagccccgccgtGCCCGGCCAGCGGCACAGCCCCGGCGCTCGCCCCGCGCACCGGGAGCGCCGCCAAAGCTCGCCCAGGTCGTTTCTTTCGAGCTAAAAACTGGATCTAGAAGCAAATGCACAAAGACCCGCGGGCGCCTGATAGAGAAAAGAGCACAAGTTCGATAGtcaactaaaaaaaaccccataaaaacaTGCTTCTGCACTTCTGAAAGTGCTTAATCCATGGAACACACCCTTCGCTCGGCCCCGAGGAGTGCACAGGCCTAAGGACTAGTACTACAACCAAAATAAGACTCAATTCCGGTAAGGCAATGAAATTGTGTAAGTACACAGACCCAGACTCATCTCCTAATAAAGAAAGAACAGTTCCCATTAGTCTTTCAATAACAAAACCACCATCATGACTATGGCAGCATTTCTTATGCCTCTGAATTGGATGACATGTTTTTGTACTTTATTGtagtttttatataaaaatttttcatTCATGGACTTTCATCTCAATTTGTGCCAATCACTTTATAAGTTCATTAGTTTAGAAATGATTGCAACAACCCGTTAATAAAATGGAACACCTAAAACggtttttagtattttaaataacttcaaGCTTCATACTGTGGCTCTTCTTGTTAAGGAGGTTGAGCCAACAAGTAGCAGGAACAGCCCAGCAAGTTCTGACGCCCCAGTGGAAGTGACTAGTTACAAGGTTTTATTGGCACAGCCTTGCTCtgcataaaaacaaaaaaccaaaacaaaataaaaaagaaaaaaacaaacaaaaaattaaaataagctgAACAAAGAGCATCTTTTCCAATAAACAGTTCATATTCTCATACAGCCATGAAAAATGTTTAATGACTTAACATACATGTGTTTTTCCTATATCATTAATTTGGAAAATACTACAAACGCTGTCATTTTAGACCAGAAAAACTACTGTGATTTGCAAGACCTGACATTTCCTAAAACAGTATTAAACAATGTATTAAACTTCTTGGCTTTAAATGAAACAATACAATGCAAGTCTCTGCAGTCTGCATTTTGCAAAAAGTAAGAAATACACAGAAGTGTGTGAACAACTCACTCCTATTGTATGATCTTTAGTAAGTTGATagcctgctgcagggagagtttatgctttcaaataaaaaaagggagaagggagggcgTGGCCCAAATCTGTTTAATCCATAAGAACAAATATGGTAAAGGCCCAAACTGCTCAGTCCAGATGCCTAAGAAGAGCGGAATGGTAAGGCTGTAACTTATACTGTACGTGTCAGTTGACAGATTATCCACTAACTTATCTAATAGCTAAAGTCCTCAGTACAGCTGTTATAGGGGCACTCATAGCTTGAGTCTGTGTgttggaaaacataaaaaagagCTTGTTTTGTTGACATTGGTCCAGGTATACAACAGTCCTCAGCATTAGCCATCTTCTTTTGGAGGAGTGTACCAGCCTGTGGAGAACAGAGACATGTTAGGTACCAATGCTGCTGTGTCCAGAGCATCCTACTCTTCACCTGGGAGATGGAACGTAACCTGCCTCAGTCCTTCCATCTTAAGGCAGGCCAGCTCAGTGAGAGCCAGTGCCCTAAATGTGAGTAAGTCAGGAAGTCAGGAGTGGGAGACAAACTGTGTGTCCATATACCAGGATCTGCCCTGGTATTtgggtgtgcacacacagattTGTGTGGCAGCAGCTATCCTGAGCTGGACAAGCTGAACACCAACaaggggaagctgctggaggaggaacaTTGCTCTAACCAAACTTAACAGAGGAGAGGTAAGATCCTCAAGTCTTCAAGCTACTTAAAACATAG
This sequence is a window from Camarhynchus parvulus chromosome 10, STF_HiC, whole genome shotgun sequence. Protein-coding genes within it:
- the FBXO22 gene encoding F-box only protein 22: MESAAKGSYVLANLAEVVERVLGFLPTKALLRAACVCRLWRECARRTLRTRQRIAWVSALEPGPAENHALVRALARELEKVHVLPQTVLYIADAETFSGHEECHEQKKARKRNSKETALALEKLLPKRCQVLGLVTPGIVVTPMGSSSNQPQEIEEGEAGFALLFPKIDGVKIHTFHFSKDVKNRVFDESKFAEAGLKNNPDLRVVLLFGYNSWKTGATRFLHQIVNPLNEKSIILAGGQVESFTSLTSENNHAQPGDACGVVGLAFSGPQIQSATVLLDQDVADERTAEAAMQRLKAANIPEHNTIGFMFACVGRGYRHYKTKRNMEADAFRKFFPNVPLFGFFGHGEIGCDRIVTGNFVLRECNDIKDDLLHGYTTVMTLIHLGSTKANQA